CACGGAAACAGCACAAGGAGTATCAGGACCTTcgggaagggatggagaaaagttTCCGAGAAACACAGGGTCAGCAGGAGCAGCTCCAAGAGGAACATCGTCACAGAGCCCACATGCTCCACCCGAAGCTGCGTGAGGCTGAGCAGCAGCCATCGAGGCACACGGGGCAAGGACGGCTCAGGAAAGAAGAAGGCCAGGATCGCTGGCGGCGTCTCTATGCCCTCCAAGAGGAGGCACTGCAGCTCAACCAGCAGCTGGGTGCCAGTTATCGGCACAACGGCCTACCGAGACGGGATCTGTCTGCATTTGGAGGCAGGGGAGACCAGTTGTGTGCGCTTATTTCAGACATCATTCGGAGCGCCAGTGAGAGAGGTTTTCCTGCCCCAGAAGATGAAGCCACCGCAGAACGGGCCCTGCAGGAAATGCGGCACGTGCTTACTGGTTTACAGCAGGAGATGGCCAAGGCtactgaggaaaagaggaggcCAGATGAAGAGGAGTGCGAGGACAAACAGGGGCAATTGGAGCAGCGGCCGAGAGCCGAGAAGGAGACCCCAGATCCTGGTCAGTGTCccggagggaaacagagagaaggcctCCATGTCAAAGCAGGAGACGGTACCATGCAGTGGTACCAGCAGCTACAGGATGCTGCCAATCAATGTGTCTTGGCTTTTGATGCATTAACCAATAGCAAAGATCAGGAGGccaagaagatcaaaatggacCTGCAGAAAGCTGCCACTATTCCTGTGAGCCAGATCTCTACAATAGCAGGCTCACAGCTGAAGGAGATCTTTGACAAGATCAACAATCTGCTCTTGGGGAAAGCTGTCCCCTGCGGTGGTCGGTCTGTGTCAGTGACAAACCACCAACAAGGCCTGGACTTTGTCCACTACAAGCTGGCAGAGAAATTCGTGaaacaaggagaagaagaagTGGCTTCTCATCACGAAGCAGCATTCCCCATTGCTGCTGTGGCATCCGGAATCTGGGAACTCCATCCCAGAGTGGGGGAACTCATCCTTGCTCATCTTCACAAAAAATGCCCTTACTCCGTGCCTTTctacccagccttccaggagggcATGGCCTCGGAAGAATATCAGAAGCTCCTTGGCTACCAAGTCAAGGATTCCAAAGTAGAACAACAAGATAGCTTTCTGAAGAGGATGTCTGGCATGATTCGTCTCTACGCTGCTATCATTCAACTCCGCTGGCCTTATGCAGAGAGACAAGGGGCTCATCCTCATGGCTTAAACCATGGCTGGCGCTGGCTGGCACAGCTCCTGAACATGGAGCCTCTGGCAGATGTGACCGCCActcttctctttgacttcttaGAGGTATGTGGGAATGCGCTCATGAAACAGTACCAGCTTCAGTTCTGGAAGATGATGCTACTcataaaggaagaatattttccCCGAATTGAAGCCATCACCAGTTCAGGACAGATGGGGTCTTTGATACGTCTCAAACGGTTCCTGGAGAACTGTCTGCAGCACGGGGAGATCCCCGTCCCAAAGGGCTCCCTGCCGCCTTCTTTCTGGCTTTCCTGATGGTGGCTTAGGTGCTGCTTCCTTTCTTGGAGGAAAAGGAATCCAAGAACAGAAGACAGCAGAATTCGAGGGGAAATGGGCTCAGGTTTTGAAATCTGAACATggagttgggttttttgtttttttttttttaaatctcatggcCAGGCCCAGGTGGTTTTCACAGTTTGGACGTCTTCTCAAACTTCATCATGAATTACGGAAAGAAGTCTTCACCTCGCAGAAACAGGAGTCACCAAGACAATTGGCTTTCACGACCATGACAGGGAAAGGAACTGCACTTTGATTCTTCATGAAAGACATAAAGAACGGCTATTGGTCTGTAATTATGATGGTAACACTTCACATTGGTCATCATTTTACGGTTAGAAAGTGCTTTCCCGTTATCTTGCTCCTTACCACAAACTCGTTCAGAGAGGTAGTGTAATTCCTACTCTTGTCCCTGATTGCCAGATGAGGACGCGGGCTCAGAAAGCTCGTGGCTTGCTCAGAGTTACTTTgctcttcagtgatgaagttacGATGTGAACGTAAGTCTTCTAACCCCAAGTTCGGTGCCCTTCCTGCCACAGCAcctgtctcccttttcctcccctttgtcTGTATTTGTCTAGCGGTTTGGACATTAGCTTCAGAGCACAGCGAGCTCTTCATATTTAGCCAAATCCCTTGAAAAGGAGCAAAGCTTTGGAGAATGCTTTTGGTAATGATCATTGGTAAAACCGTCATAAGTGTGTTCCAGAGCCTATTATGTTTAGAATCATGTCTGGCTTCTGGTTGATTTGCTTCTCACAACTTTGTATTATATGTGGTTCAGAGAGagtttgttcaattaaaaaaaaatgcatggtCCCTTCAGCAATGCATATATATCCCATCTAAAGATGCAGTTGAGTTGGATGAGCCAAATGGATGTTTAATAGTGGCGGTATTGGGAGCTTTTGCAGAGTATTAATTTCCTTAGGGCTTGCTTTGCTTTAATTGTCCACATCGTGGCcaaatcccatttaatttttgcAGTTAATCTAAGATTCAGAGGTCAGTGCTCTCGGTATTCAATGTCGAGGGAGTTTTAAGGAGCCACAAGTTGAGCACACATAGATGTTATGAATCTGCAGAATAACCAGAAGACACTGGTCTCCTATGTCCTTCAGGGAAATCCAGATCTTGAATTGTTGGGAGATTTTAGATTTGTTGTGAAGAAAAGAACCCTTCTCCTTTAACCTCAGTAGGTACATCTATATGCCTTG
This sequence is a window from Monodelphis domestica isolate mMonDom1 chromosome 3, mMonDom1.pri, whole genome shotgun sequence. Protein-coding genes within it:
- the LOC130458444 gene encoding mRNA export factor GLE1-like; the protein is MASEGRCWEALQAPRSSDRGPLSYHRDWPLRGQETLEERMSIPEWSTSSGCVADHILPPSQQNRLPSEYSSLSSAPDQVLSVPQTPARHAKVSSPVSLAAPSGTRRQEDELHQAKSVVLRPSRGTEVEGCIRLYEEVHRLKGTRGLRQRQEEHERKARLLSEMASEQLKRFDERTSRKQHKEYQDLREGMEKSFRETQGQQEQLQEEHRHRAHMLHPKLREAEQQPSRHTGQGRLRKEEGQDRWRRLYALQEEALQLNQQLGASYRHNGLPRRDLSAFGGRGDQLCALISDIIRSASERGFPAPEDEATAERALQEMRHVLTGLQQEMAKATEEKRRPDEEECEDKQGQLEQRPRAEKETPDPGQCPGGKQREGLHVKAGDGTMQWYQQLQDAANQCVLAFDALTNSKDQEAKKIKMDLQKAATIPVSQISTIAGSQLKEIFDKINNLLLGKAVPCGGRSVSVTNHQQGLDFVHYKLAEKFVKQGEEEVASHHEAAFPIAAVASGIWELHPRVGELILAHLHKKCPYSVPFYPAFQEGMASEEYQKLLGYQVKDSKVEQQDSFLKRMSGMIRLYAAIIQLRWPYAERQGAHPHGLNHGWRWLAQLLNMEPLADVTATLLFDFLEVCGNALMKQYQLQFWKMMLLIKEEYFPRIEAITSSGQMGSLIRLKRFLENCLQHGEIPVPKGSLPPSFWLS